The nucleotide sequence GCTGCTATAATAATCAGCTCATTTTGATTTGCGAAGTAAATAGCAATATTGAACGCATCGATCTTTAACAAATTGGAAAGCCGAAATCAACAAACAAAGACAATGTGTCTGTTTTTGATGATTGACCGATTGCAAACGGTCAGTTGTCTCCTGGATAGGAAAAGAAAAACAGGTGCAGTATTTGGGTGATGATTGTATCGACTTAATCCCGAAAGACAAAAGGCGGGATTAAGACACAACAAGCAGTAAGCTTTATCAAAGTAGGAAATTCAAGTTTGATGTTCTCGTCAACGGAATGTCAGGCAAAGTCAGAGAAGTTCTTGAAATGATAGAGTCAAGTGAATAAGTGCATCAGGTGGATGCCTTGGCGATGATAGGCGACGAAGGACGTGTAAGCCTGCGAAAAGCGTGGGGGAGCTGGCAATAAAGCTATGATCCCGCGATGTCCGAATGGGGAAACCCACTGCATTCTGTGCAGTATCCTAAGTTGAATACATAGACTTAGAGAAGCGAACCCGGAGAACTGAACCATCTAAGTACCCGGAGGAAAAGAAATCAACCGAGATTCCGCAAGTAGTGGCGAGCGAACGCGGAGGAGCCTGTACGTGATAACTGTTGAGATAGAAGAACAAGCTGGGAAGCTTGACCATAGTGGGTGATAGTCCCGTATTCGAAATCTCAACAGTGGTACTAAGCGTACGAAAAGTAGGGCGGGACACGTGAAATCCTGTCTGAATATGGGGGGACCATCCTCCAAGGCTAAATACTCATCATCGACCGATAGTGAACCAGTACCGTGAGGGAAAGGCGAAAAGAACCCCGGGAGGGGAGTGAAATAGAACCTGAAACCTGATGCATACAAACAGTGGGAGCACCCTTGTGGTGTGACTGCGTACCTTTTGTATAATGGGTCAACGACTTACATTCAGTAGCGAGCTTAACCGAATAGGGGAGGCGTAGGGAAACCGAGTCTTAATAGGGCGAACAGTTGCTGGGTGTAGACCCGAAACCGAGTGATCTATCCATGGCCAGGTTGAAGGTGCCGTAACAGGTACTGGAGGACCGAACCCACGCATGTTGCAAAATGCGGGGATGAGCTGTGGATAGGGGTGAAAGGCTAAACAAACTCGGAGATAGCTGGTTCTCCCCGAAAACTATTTAGGTAGTGCCTCGAGCAAGACACTGATGGGGGTAAAGCACTGTTATGGCTAGGGGGTTATTGCAACTTACCAACCCATGGCAAACTAAGAATACCATCAAGTGGTTCCTCGGGAGACAGACAGCGGGTGCTAACGTCCGTTGTCAAGAGGGAAACAACCCAGACCGCCAGCTAAGGTCCCAAATGATAGATTAAGTGGTAAACGAAGTGGGAAGGCCCAGACAGCCAGGATGTTGGCTTAGAAGCAGCCATCATTTAAAGAAAGCGTAATAGCTCACTGGTCGAGTCGTCCTGCGCGGAAGATGTAACGGGGCTCAAATCTATAACCGAAGCTGCGGATGCTAGTTTACTAGCATGGTAGGGGAGCGTTCTGTAGGCCGATGAAGGTGCATTGTAAAGTGTGCTGGAGGTATCAGAAGTGCGAATGTTGACATGAGTAGCGATAAAGCGGGTGAAAAGCCCGCTCGCCGAAAGCCCAAGGTTTCCTACGCAACGTTCATCGGCGTAGGGTGAGTCGGCCCCTAAGGCGAGGCAGAAATGCGTAGTCGATGGGAAACAGGTTAATATTCCTGTACTTGATTCAAATGCGATGTGGGGACGGAGAAGGTTAGGTTAGCAAGCTGTTGGAATAGCTTGTTTAAGCCGGTAGGTGGAAGACTTAGGCAAATCCGGGTCTTCTTAACACCGAGAAGTGACGACGAGTGTCTACGGACATGAAGTAACCGATACCACGCTTCCAGGAAAAGCCACTAAGCTTCAGTTTGAATTGAACCGTACCGCAAACCGACACAGGTGGGCAGGATGAGAATTCTAAGGCGCTTGAGAGAACTCGGGAGAAGGAACTCGGCAAATTGATACCGTAACTTCGGGAGAAGGTATGCCCTCTAAGGTTAAGGACTTGCTCCGTAAGCCCTGGAGGGTCGCAGAGAATAGGTGGCTGCGACTGTTTATTAAAAACACAGCACTCTGCTAACACGAAAGTGGACGTATAGGGTGTGACGCCTGCCCGGTGCTGGAAGGTTAATTGAAGATGTGAGAGCATCGGATCGAAGCCCCAGTAAACGGCGGCCGTAACTATAACGGTCCTAAGGTAGCGAAATTCCTTGTCGGGTAAGTTCCGACCCGCACGAATGGCGTAACGATGGCCACACTGTCTCCTCCCGAGACTCAGCGAAGTTGAAGTGGTTGTGAAGATGCAATCTACCCGCTGCTAGACGGAAAGACCCCGTGAACCTTTACTGTAGCTTTGCATTGGACTTTGAAGTCACTTGTGTAGGATAGGTGGGAGGCTTTGAAGCAGAGACGCCAGTCTCTGTGGAGCCGTCCTTGAAATACCACCCTGGTGTCTTTGAGGTTCTAACCCAGACCCGTTATCCGGGTCGGGGACCGTGCATGGTAGGCAGTTTGACTGGGGCGGTCTCCTCCCAAAGAGTAACGGAGGAGTTCGAAGGTTACCTAGGTCCGGTCGGAAATCGGACTGATAGTGCAATGGCAAAAGGTAGCTTAACTGCGAGACCGACAAGTCGAGCAGGTGCGAAAGCAGGACATAGTGATCCGGTGGTTCTGTATGGAAGGGCCATCGCTCAACGGATAAAAGGTACTCCGGGGATAACAGGCTGATTCCGCCCAAGAGTTCATATCGACGGCGGAGTTTGGCACCTCGATGTCGGCTCATCACATCCTGGGGCTGTAGTCGGTCCCAAGGGTATGGCTGTTCGCCATTTAAAGTGGTACGTGAGCTGGGTTTAAAACGTCGTGAGACAGTTTGGTCCCTATCTGCAGTGGGCGTTGGAAGTTTGACGGGGGCTGCTCCTAGTACGAGAGGACCGGAGTGGACGAACCTCTGGTGTACCGGTTGTAACGCCAGTTGCATAGCCGGGTAGCTAAGTTCGGAAGAGATAAGCGCTGAAAGCATCTAAGCGCGAAACTCGCCTGAAGATGAGACTTCCCTTGCGGTTTAACCGCACTAAAGAGTCGTTCGAGACCAGGACGTTGATAGGTGGGGTGTGGAAGCGCGGTAACGCGTGAAGCTAACCCATACTAATTGCTCGTGAGGCTTGACTCTATCATTTGAAGAACTTCAAATAAAAAGCTTACTGACTGATTCAGTCATCACCGAATATATTGATTGAGGCTTTACCGATTTGTACAGTTTAAGTTTGGCGGCCATAGCGAGTTGGTCCCACGCCTTCCCATCCCGAACAGGACCGTGAAACGACTCAGCGCCGATGATAGTGTGGTTCTTCCATGCGAAAGTAGGTCACTGCCAAACACCTATTCTAAGCCCCCGACAGATGTCGGGGGCTTTTACTTTGAATCGTTGACAAGTTTGGCGAACCGGACCCTCCTGCCTTGATAGCGGCGGTGGGGCGGAATGGGGTAATACTCCGAATGCTCCGGTTGCAGAAGAATGGACTTTTGAGAATGTGGATGGGGCCGCTTCGAAATTGAGGTGGGTTAGTAGATGTTGTAGAATCAATACATTGAGAGATAGTAAAGTTAGAAATATTTAAAATTGTTTGAATTAAAATGATGTAAAGTATATGATGATAAGATATATAGTGGTAACGTCTCCCCGGTGTTACCGTCCATATTAACGAAATGATAGGAAAACGCCCTTATGAAAAAACTCCTCTTTGCCGCACTCTCCGTTTTAACTGCCTCGCTGTCGCTGGCAGCCGTCAACATCAATACCGCCTCTTCTTCCGAATTGGAAGCCCTGCCCGGCATCGGTCCGGCCAAAGCGAAAGCCATTGTGGACTACCGTCAGCAGCATGGTGCCTTCAAATCGGTGGAAGAGCTCAAAAACGTCAAAGGCATCGGCGAGGGTATCTTCTCCAAACTGAAGGCCGAAGCAACCGTCGCGCCCGCACCTGCAAACTCAAAAGCTAAAAACGCCGTCCCATCACCTAAAAAATAACCCCATCCGCGTATTCGTGAAATTGCAGGTGAATACGATGGTCAAACTAAAAAACGTCCAGTTCCGGAAGGGAGTGGGCGTTTTTGTTTGTCGAACCGATCTTGTTACCGTCGCTCAGAGTGGGACAGGACAATGTACCGTTTCAGCAATTTCTCTACAATATTGTGACTTACTCCTTACGACCTTAAGTGCTCGGGTAGGTGGTGACGCGGCTCACTTGGTAGCGGCGGGTTAGGGAGGTAACGCTTTCCTTTTCCTGTGTGTAAGCCTGCCAAACGGCTTGGTGGTATGGAGTGAAGCAGGTGTTTTTGTGCATGTTCCTGTTTCAGTATTCTCCTGAAAATACTGCAAACAACGCTACTGTTTTCTATATGTAAGGATTGCAGGCTTGCCTGGAAAATTCATCGTCAGGGTGTGGATGAATAGCTTTTTCCTAAAACCCCGCCCGATCCAATTCTTCCAACAGCGCAGGCCGGCGCGGTTTTTCGCTATATCGTTCCCTGATTTCGTCGGCAAAGTCTTCCATCGCCTGCCGTTGTGCGGAATATTGGCGGCGGAGGCCCTTTAATTGGTTAAAGAGCTGGCGGTATTGATTACGGTTGCTTGCCTTATTGATTTCAGCCTCAAAGATTTTCAGGTAGCAAGCTACGATTCGGTCGTGATACGGCTCGGGAAAAGACGGGGCAAAACGTTCCATCATGTACAACGAAAGATGTTGCTGCAATAGGGCAAGCAGCCGGTCGAATTCCTGGTCATGCTCCAATATTTCAGCTTGCAGCGAATATTGACCCGACAAGCGCGCAAGCAGGCGGTTGAATTCATGTGGCCATTCGGTGGCGGAAAACGTGGCTTTCCATGCCTCGTAATGCGGCAATGAAAGGCTGGTGGAAAACGCCAAATCTGCTGCGATTTCGCGTACATTTTTACCGGTTTCCTTTAATACATCAAAAAGTTGCAGCTTCCATTTGTGCAGTGTGCCGAGTGTTCCTTCATCTTCGGCAATGCTGATGCCTTCGCGCAAGAGGCGCTCCGCTTCCGCCCAATCTTGCTGCCCGACAGCTTGTTCTACCGCGATTTTTCTGAATTTCGGCAGGTGCAGATGTCGTCTGAAATAATCCTGCGCGGCAGCAGTATCGCCTTTCGCCTGCAAAACCTGCCAACCCTCGAATGCCCAAAATTCATGTTCCCAACCCGACTCGGTAGCAGCCAAACGTTTAGCCACATAATCTTGCCACGCCTGCCATTCGCCGCGCAGTCGCCAGATTCGGGCGCGGATTTGGTAGATTTTATTGCCTGCCTCCGAGAAATCAAAATAGCGGCTGTCGTCCAAGCATTTGTCCAAAAAATTGATCAAACGCTTTGGGACGTTTTCCATGACCGCTTCTTCCAGCAGGTCGATTGCCATATACATAGCATCGCCCAACATACCGTCGGAATCGTCCGCCTTTTCAAAAGCATCCTGCAAACGCGGTATCAACAGAGGCAAAGCCTGCTGCAACGCCTCCGTCCCCTCCCGCGCCACATCTTCCAACCAGTTTTGCAGCCTGAAGCCCAGATCAGCGGCTTCGTAGTAATCATAATATCGGGTTCGGGAAAAGATTTTGGAGAGCTGCTGCCGATACGGATTGCCGCCCTTTTTAGGCTGCTGCGCGTCAGATTCGTCAGGCTGCCCATCCGGCGTTTGAGCGCGCACCGCATACCACAACGCCGCCATATGCTTGCACGCCCAGCCATAAGGACAATCGCAGCCCCCATCCTTAATGTACAAATCACTATCCAGCTTCAGCCATACCGAATAGTTTTCCGAACCACACACCTCCGCCCGATAACGCCCTGCCG is from Neisseria sicca and encodes:
- a CDS encoding SWIM zinc finger family protein, yielding MPRIHPLHLFPPHIAERGLLYFQQGKVRDVQKTSAGRYRAEVCGSENYSVWLKLDSDLYIKDGGCDCPYGWACKHMAALWYAVRAQTPDGQPDESDAQQPKKGGNPYRQQLSKIFSRTRYYDYYEAADLGFRLQNWLEDVAREGTEALQQALPLLIPRLQDAFEKADDSDGMLGDAMYMAIDLLEEAVMENVPKRLINFLDKCLDDSRYFDFSEAGNKIYQIRARIWRLRGEWQAWQDYVAKRLAATESGWEHEFWAFEGWQVLQAKGDTAAAQDYFRRHLHLPKFRKIAVEQAVGQQDWAEAERLLREGISIAEDEGTLGTLHKWKLQLFDVLKETGKNVREIAADLAFSTSLSLPHYEAWKATFSATEWPHEFNRLLARLSGQYSLQAEILEHDQEFDRLLALLQQHLSLYMMERFAPSFPEPYHDRIVACYLKIFEAEINKASNRNQYRQLFNQLKGLRRQYSAQRQAMEDFADEIRERYSEKPRRPALLEELDRAGF
- a CDS encoding ComEA family DNA-binding protein — its product is MKKLLFAALSVLTASLSLAAVNINTASSSELEALPGIGPAKAKAIVDYRQQHGAFKSVEELKNVKGIGEGIFSKLKAEATVAPAPANSKAKNAVPSPKK